Below is a window of Halomicrobium mukohataei DSM 12286 DNA.
GCAGAGGACCTCGCACCGGGGACTGCCCCCGGTCGGCTCACGATCTGGACCGAGAGCGCGCTCGCGGAGGTGTCCGAGCGATGACGTGGGACGTGATCAAGTATCCGCACGTGACCGAGAAGGCCATGAACGACATGGACTTCCAGAACAAGCTGCAGTTCGCCGTCGACTCCGCGGCCTCGAAGCCCGAGGTCGCCGACGCGGTCGAACAGCAGTACGACGTCACCGTCGAAGCGGTCACGACGCAGAACACGATGGACGGCGAAAAGAAGGCCGTCGTTCGCCTCTCCGAGGACGACGACGCCCAGGAAGTCGCCTCCAGGATCGGGGTGTTCTAACGATGGGACGACGAATTCAGGGACAACGACGCGGTCGCGGGACGTCCACGTTCCGGGCTCCCTCGCACCGCTACAAGGCAGACCTGCAGCACCGTAACGTCGAAGACGGCGACGTCGTCTCCGGCACGGTCGTCGACATCGAGCACGATCCCGCCCGCTCGGCACCCGTCGCGGCCGTCGAGTTCGAGGACGGCGATCGCCGGCTCGTGCTCGCGCCCGAGGGCGTGGGCGTCGGTGATCGGATGCAGGTGGGTGTCTCCGCGGCCATCGAGCCCGGCAACACCCTCCCGCTCGCCGAGATCCCGGAAGGGGTCCCGGTGTGCAACGTCGAGGCCAACCAGGGCGACGGCGGTCGCTTCGCCCGGGCCTCCGGCGTCAGCGCACAGCTGATGACCCACGACCGCAACGTCGCGGTCGTGAAGCTCCCCTCGGGAGCGGTCAAGCGGCTCGACCCGCAGTGTCGTGCCACTATCGGCGTCGTCGCCGGTGGCGGCCGCACCGAGAAGCCGATGGTCAAAGCCGGCAACAAGCACCACAAGATGAAAGCGCGAGGGACCAAGTGGCCCAACGTCCGCGGTGTCGCGATGAACGCCGTCGACCACCCGTTCGGTGGCGGCGGCCGACAGCACCCCGGCAAGCCCAAGTCAATCTCGCGTAACGCCCCGCCGGGTCGGAAGGTCGGGGACATTTCCTCGAAGCGAACCGGTCGAGGTGGCAACGAATGAGTTCAGGATATCAGACTGGTCAGGAGGGTGACTTCACCTATCGTGGCCACACGCTCGACGAGCTGCAGGAGCTGTCGCTCGACGAGGTTGCGGAACTGCTCCCCGCTCGCCAGCGGCGAAGTATCACACGCGGTCTGACCGACGAGCAACAGAAGCTGCTCGAGGAGGCCCGCGATGCAGAGCCCGAGGAGACGGCGAACAACCCGATCCGAACCCACCTGCGGGATATGCCGATCCTGCCGGAGTTCGTCGATCTGACCTTCGCCGTCCACAACGGGCAGAGCTTCGAGCGCGTGCAGGTCGAGCCCGAGATGATCGGTCACTATCTCGGCGAGTTCCAGCTCACTCGGAAGTCGGTCGAACACGGTCAGGCCGGCATCGGGGCGACCCGCTCCTCGAAGTTCGTACCGCTCAAGTAAATCATGGGAATCAGCTACTCAGTCGACGCCGACCCGGACACGACGGCGAAAGCGATGCTCCGGGAGCGGCAGATGAGCCACAAGCACAGCAAGGCTATCGCTCGGGAGATCAAGGGCATGACGGCCGACGACGCGATCGCGTACCTCGAAGACGTGATCGCGGAGAAGCAGTCGGTCCCGTTCAAGTCCCACAACTCGGGCGTCGGCCACCGCAACGACATCGACGGCTGGGACGCCGGTCGCTACCCCGAGAAGGCCAGCGAAGCGTTCCTCGACCTGCTGGAAAACGCAGTCGGGAACGCGGACCATCAGGGCTTCGACGGCGGGTCCATGGAGATCATGCACGTCGCCGCCCACAAGGTCGGCGAACAGCAGGGTCGCCAGCCCCGCGCGATGGGCCGGGCATCTGCCTGGAACAGTCCGCAGGTCGACGTCGAACTGATCTTAGAGGAGGTCGACGAATAATGGCAGACGAACAGCAGTTCATCGAAGACGGACTTCAGCGGACCCAGATCGACGAGTTCTTCGCAGACGAACTCGGTCGTGCCGGCTACGGCGGCATGGACGTCGCCAAGACGCCGATGGGGACCCAGATCGTGCTCAAAGCCGAGAAACCCGGTATGGTGATCGGGAAGGGTGGGAAGAACATCCGGAAGATCACCACCACCCTCGAAGAGGAGTTCGGCCTCGAAGATCCGCAGGTCGACGTCCAGGAAGTCGATGAGCCAGACCTCAACGCCCGCATCGTCGCGGACCGTCTGGGCAATGCCCTCGAACGCGGCTGGTACTTCCGCAAGGCCGGTCACACCACGATCGACCGGATCATGGAAGCAGGCGCGAAGGGCGCAGAGATCGTCCTCTCCGGGAAGGTCACGGGCGCACGCTCGCGCGTGGAGAAGTTCAACCGTGGCTACATCAAGCACAACGGTGAGCCCGCGGAGAACATCGTCGACAGCGGCGTCGGCGTCGCTGTGATGAAACTCGGCACCATCGGTGTCCGAGTGAAGATCATCCCGCCGGAAGCGGAACTCCCCGACGACTTCGAGATCTACGAGGACGTCGAGGTCGAGGACTACGTCGCCGACACCGACGGCGAGTCCGTCGAGGAGCTCCTCGAAGGCGAGCCCGAAGGCGAGGACGCTGCCGCCGAGCACGGCGCGCAGGCCCCCGCCGACGAGGACGCGGACGAGGACGAACTCGTCGAAGACGTCGACGAGGAGGTCGTCGAGGAAGCGACAGACGAGTTCGACGATGTCGAGACCCCCTCCGACGAGGACGCCGACGTCGACATCGACGACGTCGAGGAGTCCATCGAGGAGGACCTCGACGAGGACACCGCCGCCGAGGCCGAAGATCTCATAGAGGAGATGGACGATGCGGACTCGTCCGCAGACGGCGAGGAGGGTGACGACGAATGACCGTCATCCACGTCGAGGAGGTCCGCGACATGACGGCCGCCGAGCGCGAGTCGGAACTCGAGGACCTCAAGACGGAACTGCTCAACGCCCGCGCCGTTCAGGCGGCGGGTGGGGCACCCGAGAATCCGGGTCGCATCGGCGAGCTGCGGAAGGCCATCGCCCGGATCAAGACGATCCAGACCGAAGAAGGGGACCTCGAATGAGGTTCGACGGGTCGAAGAGCGCGGACCGACGTTCCGCGGACGGTCGCGTGGCTTCGCCGCGAGACAACTGTCTGACCCGTGAGACGTGTGACGTTGCGAACGAAGAGGACTCCGAATGATGCCACTGACACCCGAAACGCTCCCACGACACGAACTCGCCGGCCTCGACGTCGAGGTCGTCGCAGCGGCAAATCCCGACGCGATCGGTATCGCCGGGACCGTCGTCACCGAGACGACGAAGACGCTGGGTGTCGAGGGGACCGATCGGGTGTGGCACGTGCCGAAGGACGCGGCGACGTTCCGGTTCGACCTCCCGGCCGAGGGCGACTCCGAGTCGCGCTCGGTCCGGGTTCGCGGTTCGAACCTGGTCGCCCGCCCCGCTCGACGCACGGAAGCGACAGGTGATTCCAAATGGCGCTAGGACTGAACGTACAGGAACCGGACGAGGCCTGTGCCGACGATAACTGCCCGTTCCACGGCACACTGAGTGTCCGCGGGCAGACGATCGAAGGCGAGGTCGCGTCCACTGACATGGAGAAGACCGTCGTCGTCGAACGCGAGTACGACGTGAAGGTGCCCAAGTACGACCGGCTGATGAAGCGACGCAGCCGCGTACCGGCTCACGCACCCGACTGTCTCGACCTCGCGGTCGGCGACACGGTCACGATCGCAGAGTGTCGACCGCTCTCGAAGACGAAAAGCCACGTTGTCGTTGCAATCGAGGAGGGTGACGACTGATGGAGGCCCTGAAAGCAGACGTGACGCAGGGTCTCGAGAAGGGCTCGCTGATCACGTGTGCCGACAACACGGGCGCACGCGAACTGCGAGTCATCAGCGTCTCGGGCTACTCCGGGACGAAGAACCGTCATCCGAAGGCCGGGCTCGGTGACAAGATCACCGTCTCGGTCACCAAAGGGACGCCGGAGATGCGTCGGCAGGTGCTGGAGGCCGTCGTGGTCCGCCAGCGCAAGCCGATCCGCCGTCCGGACGGTACCCGCGTCAAGTTCGAAGACAACGCGGCCGTCATCATCAACGAGAACGAAGAACCCCAGGGCTCGGAGATCAAGGGCCCGATCGCTCGCGAGGTCGCCGAACGGTTCGGCTCCATCGCGAGCACGGCGACGATGATCGTATAGCATGACACGACAACCATCCAAACAGCGCAAGAACGCACGGCGTGCCCCGCTTCACGAGAAGCAAAAGCAGGTGCGAGCGACGCTGGCCGACGACCTCCGCGAGGAGTACGACCAGCGATCCGTTCGCGTCAACGCGGGCGACACCGTCGAAGTGCTGCGCGGCGACTACGCAGGCGAAGAGGGCGAAGTCGTCGAGGTCGACCTCGACGACGCCGCCATCTACGTCGAGGACGTGACCGTCGCGGCAGCCGACGGCGAGGACGTTCCACGCCCGCTGGACGCGAGCAACGTTCGCGTCACGGAGCTGGATCTCGACGACGACCGCCGCGAGGCGCGCCTCGAATCCGAGGAGGACAGCGCATGAGTAACCATCAGAAACGACTATCGGTCCCGAAGAGTTGGCCGGTCGAGCGCAAGACCGAGACGTTCACCGTAAAGGCAGACGCTGGTCCCCACGGCGAAGCAGGAGTCCCCCTCCTGATCGTCCTGCGGGACGTGCTGGGCTACGTGGACTCCCGCAAGGAAGCCCGCTACGCCCTCAACAACGACAGCGTCCTGATCAACGGAAAGGCCGTCTCCGACGAGGAACGCCCGGTCGGGATGTTCGACATCCTGGCGTTCGTCGAGCGAGACGAGTACTACCGCGTGTTCCCCGGCGAGGGCGGTCGGCTGGCGCTGACCCCCATCGACGAGGACAGCGCACAGTCCAAGCTGGGCAAGATCGTCGGCAAGCGAGCGGTCAGCGGCGATCAGATCCAGCTGACGCTGCACGACGGCCAGACGCTCCTGGTCGAGGAAGACACCGACTACGACGGTGGCGACTCCATCGTCGTCGCCAACGAGGACAGCGAGTCGCAGGGCGACTCGGACAGTTCGAGCGGCGACGAGCCGCGAGAAGGCGAGATCGTCGCTCACTTCGAGTACGAAGCGGGCGCGCTGGTCACCGCCGTCGACGGCGCACACGCCGGCGAGATCGGTGAGATCGACGAGATTCAGGTCACGCCGGGGAGCTCCTCGAACAACGTGCTCGTCGAGCAGACCGACGGCGACGGCTTCGAGACCGTCGAAGAGTACGTCGTCGTCATCGACGAGAACTTCGTCGATGAGGACGCCGAGGACGCAGCCTCACAGGACCCCGAGGGAGGTGACGACGAATGAGCTCCGAGACCGACGCCGGCTTCCACGAGATGCGCGAGCCCCGCGTCGAGAAGGTCGTCGTCCACATGGGCGTCGGCCAGGGTGGTCGTGAACTCCAGGAAGGCGAGGAGATCCTCGCCGAGATCGCGGGCCAGCAGCCGGTCCGGACGGTCGCACAGAACACCGTCGGCGAGTTCGAGATCCGCCAGGGCGACCCCATCGGTGCGAAGGTGACCCTGCGGGCCGACGACGCCCAGGAGTTCCTCGAAACTGCGCTCCCGCTGACGGAGCTGTCAGTTTCGCAGTTCGACGACACCGGCAACTTCAGCTTCGGTGTCGCGGAACACACCGACTTCCCGAGTCAGGAGTACGACCCGCAGATCGGGATCTACGGGCTGGACGTGACGGTCAACCTCGTCCGCCCCGGCTACCGCGTGGCCAAGCGCGACAAGGCTTCGCGATCGATCCCGTCCAGCCATCGACTCGACGCCGACGACGCCGCTGCCTACGTCGAGTCGACCTTCGACGTGGAGGTGAGCGAATGAGCGAAAGCGAATCAGAAACAGAGGCCGAGGAATCGGTCCCGACCGGACAGCTCGAGGCGTGCCAGCGATGCGGTCGCGAGCAGGGTCTCGTCGGCAAGTACGACATCTGGCTGTGTCGCCAGTGCTTCCGAGAGATCTCTCGGGGCATGGGATTCAAGAAGTACAGCTAACTATGACAGGAAACGACCCACTCGCCAACGCGCTGTCGGCGCTCGACAACGCCGAGAGCGTCGGCCACCTCGAACAGACAGTACAGCCCGCTTCGAACGAGATCGGCAGCGTACTCGAGGTCTTCTACGACCGCGGGTACATCGACGGCTTCCAGTTCGTCGACGACGGTAAAGCCGGCTCCTTCGAGATCGAACTGAAAGGTGCCATCAACGAATGTGGCCCGGTCAAGCCCCGCTACACGGCGGGCGCAGACGAGTTCGAAAAGTGGGAGAAACGATTCCTCCCCGCCCGTGACTACGGGACGCTCGTCGTGACCACCAGCCACGGCATCATGAGCCACTACGAGGCCCGCGAAGAGGGCATCGGTGGCCAGGTCATCGCATACGTCTACTAACAATGCCAGAAGTAACACTTGCAATTCCAGACGAGGCAAGCGCGGAGCAGGACCACCTCGACCTCACGGTCGAGGGGCCCAACGGCTCCGTCACACGGCGACTCTGGTATCCGGACATCGACGTCTCCGTTCAGGACGGTAGCGTCGTCATCGCCTCCGAGGAATCGGACGCGAAGACGCGCTCGACGATCGGGACGTTCGAGAGTCACGTCGAGAACATGTTCCACGGCGTCACCGAAGGGTGGGAGTACGAGATGGAAGTCTTCTACTCTCACTTCCCGATGCAGGTCGAAGTCGAAGACGGTGACGTCGTCATCGAGAACTTCCTCGGCGAGCGAGCGCCCCGACGCGCTCCCATCCACGGCGACACCGACGTGTCCGTCGACGGAGAGGAACTCACTCTCTCCGGCCCGGACATCGAGGCCGTGGGCCAGACAGCCGCAGACATCGAACAGCTCACACGCGTCAACGACAAGGACGTCCGCGTGTTCCAGGACGGCGTGTACATCACGAACAAGCCCAACCGAGGTGACGCCTGATGGTAGACGACGAAGACGCAACCGAGCAGGGCGACGACGAACTCACCGAACTGACCGACATCAGCGGCGTCGGCGACTCGAAAGCAGAGGCCCTCCGAGAGGCCGGCTTCGAGACCGTCGACGACGTTCGCGGTGCCGATCAGTCCCAGCTCGCAAACGTCTCGGGCGTCGGCAACGCGCTCGCCGCTCGGATCAAGGCCGACGTCGGCAGCCTCGAAGTCGCCGACGACACCGAGGCCGAGGTCGAGGAAGAGGAGACCGACGAGTCCGACGAGGACGTCGAGACGGAACTCCGCCCTCGCGGCCTGGTCGACAAGACGCCGACCCTCGACGACGAGGAAGAGCGGCTCCTCACCCAGCGCGACCGGGTCGGCAAGCCTCAGTTCAACGCACAGGACCACCACAAGAAAAAGCGGATCCCGACCTCTTGGCGCGCGCCCCGTGGCAAGCTCTCGAAGCAGCGCCGCGGCATCAAGGGCAAGGGCGACAAAGTCGAAGCCGGTTTCCGCTCGCCCACGGCGGTGCGAGGCAAGCACCCGTCGGGCTTCGAGGAGGTCCGCGTCCACAACGTGGACGACCTCGAAGGTGTCGACGGTGACCGCGAAGCCGTCCGAATCGCCTCGAAAGTCGGCGCTCGCAAGCGCGAGCGCATCGAAGAGGTCGCCGAGGACGAGGGTATCCGCGTACTCAACCCCACCTACGAGGAGGTACAAGTCGAATGACGGACCTGACAGCACAGAAGCGACTCGCAGCAGACATCCTCGACGTCGGCGAGAACAAGGTCTGGTTCGATCCCGAACGCCAGTCCGACCTCGCAGACGCCATCACGCGTGACGACGTCCGCGAGATGATCGACGAGGGTGCCATTCAGGCGAAAGACGCCCAGGGCAACTCGCGCGGTCAGGCGCGAGCACGCCAGGAGAAGCGAGCGTACGGCCACCAGAAGGGAGCGGGTTCCCGGAAGGGGAAAGCCGGCGCACGACAGAACGAGAAAAAGGACTGGTCGTCGCGCATCCGAGCCCAGCGAAACTGGCTCAAAGAGCAGCGCGACGACGGCCAACTCGACAGTTCGCAGTACCGCGACCTGTACGATCAGGCGGCCGGCGGCGAGTTCGACAGCGTCGCCGACCTGCAACGATACGTCGAAGCAAACTACGGTGACGAATAATGGCAACAGGACCACGATACAAGGTGCCGATGCGGCGCCGCCGTGAGGCACGAACGGACTACCATCAGCGGTTGCGCCTGTTGAAATCTGGCAAGCCCCGTCTCGTTGCTCGAAAGAGCAACAAGCACGTCAGGGCGCAGCTGGTGACGCTCGGCCCCGACGGAGACGAGACCCTCGCTGCAGCACAGTCGCAGGACCTACAGGAGTTCGGCTGGGAGGCACCGACGGGCAACTTGCCCGCCGCGTACCTCACCGGTCTGCTCGCGGGTCTGCGAGCTATCGAGAACGGCGTCGAGGAGGCGGTCCTCGACATCGGGCTCAACAGCCCGACGCCGGGCAGCAAGGTCTTTGCGGTACAGGAAGGTGCAATCGACGCTGGGCTCGAAATCCCCCACAACGACAGTGTGCTCGCCGACTGGCAGCGAACCCGCGGCTCTCACATCGCGGAGTACGCCGAGTCGCTCGACGAGGACCTCTACGGTCGGGACTTCGACGCTACCGAGCTGCCGGAGCACTTCGACGAGCTCCGGGAGACACTGCTGGAGGCAGATGAACTATGAGTAACGGATGGAACCCACGAACGCGGCTGGGCAAACAGGTCGCCAACGGCGAGATCGACTCGATGCAGGAGGCGCTGAACTCCGGCCTGCCGCTCAAGGAACCGGAGATCGTCGACCAGCTCGTCCCCGATCTGGAGGACGAAGTCCTGGACATCAACATGGTCCAGCGGATGACCGACTCCGGACGCCGGGTCAAGTTCCGCTGTGTCGTCGTCGTGGGCAACCGCGACGGGCTCGTCGGCTACGCCGAGGGGCGTGACGACCAGGTCGGCGGTGCGATCCAGAAGGCGATCGAGATCGGCAAGCTCAACCTCATCGACATCTCCCGTGGCTGCGGTTCCTGGGAGTGTGGCTGTGGCCGTCCCCACACGGTCGCGCTGCGCACGACCGGCAAGGCCGGGAGCGTCGAGGTCGAGCTCCAGCCCGCACCGCGTGGGCTGGGCCTGGCGGGCGGAGAGACCGTCCGCAAGGTGCTCGAACTCGCCGGTATCGAAGACATCTGGACCCGCTCGTCGGGCAACACGCGAACGACCGTGAACTTCGCGAAGGCTACCTTCAACGCCCTGCAGAACACGGCCGAGGCTCGCGTGCCCGAACGTACCTTCGAGAAGCGTGAGGTGATCGAATGAAGGCACTCGTTCAGCTCCGCGGTGAGGTCGACATGAGCGAGGAGGTATCGGACACGCTGGAGATGCTCAACATCCACGGCGTGAACCACTGCGTGCTGGTCCCCGAGACGGACACCTACCGTGGCATGGTGACGAAGGTCAACGACTTCGTCGCCCACGGTCAGCCGAGCGTCGACGTCGTCGAGACGCTGCTCGCAAAGCGAGCAGAACCCCTCGAAGGGTCGGCCGACGTCGACGACGAGTGGATCGCCGAGCAGACCGACTACGACGATCTCGGTGCGCTCGCGCAGGCCCTCGTCGACGAGGAGACGACGCTCCGCGACGAGGGGCTCTCCCCGACGCTCCGCCTGCACCCGCCCCGTGGCGGCCACGACGGGCTCAAACACGCCGCCACCGAGAGCGGCCAGCTCGGGAAGCACGACTCCGAGCAGATCGATCAGCTACTGGAGGCGATGCGATAATGACGAGTAAGAAACGACGACAACGAGGTTCGCGCACCCACGGCGGCGGCTCCCACAAGAACCGCCGCGGTGCCGGTCACCGCGGTGGCCGCGGTCGTGCCGGGCGCGACAAACACGAGTTCCACAACTACGAACCGATCGGCAAGAGCGGCTTCAAGCGACCCCAGAAGGTCAAAGAAGAGATCGCCGAGATCGAGGTCCGCGAGCTCGACGAGGACGCTGCACTGCTGGCAGCCGAGGGCGTCGCAGAAGAGACCGACGGCGGCTACCGCATCGACGCCCGCGAGGTCGTCGACGAGGACGCCGACGCGGTGAAGGTCCTCGGTGCCGGCCAGGTCCGCAACGAGCTCGAACTGGTCGCCGACGCCTTCTCCGACGGCGCTCGCGAGAAGGTCGAGGCTGCCGGTGGGAGCGTCGAGCTGACCGAGCTCGGCGAGAAGCGCGCACAAGCCAAGGCTGAAGACGACGAAGACGAAGCAACCGACGAGGAGTAACATGAGCTGGAAGGACACCGCCGAACCGGTCCTCGTTCGCATGCCCGCCGTCCGCCGGCCTGAGGGGCACGTCCCCTTCAAGCGGAAGCTGGCCTGGACAGCCGGGGTGCTCGTGCTGTATTTCTTCCTGACCAACGTGATGCTGTTCGGGCTCGACATCGGCTCGGACTCGGCCCCACTGGGTCGATTCTCGTCGATCCTGGCGTCCGGTCAGGGATCGATCATGCAGCTCGGTATCGGGCCGATCGTCACGGCCAGCATCGTGTTGCAGCTGCTCGGCGGTGCCGACCTGCTCGGACTCGACACGCAGAACAACCCTCGTGACCAGATCCTCTACCAGGGGCTCCAGAAGCTGCTGGTACTCGTGATGATCTTCCTCACGGGGCTACCGATGGTCTTTGCCGGCGGCTTCCTGCCGCCGACGTCGGTGAACCTGTTCGGGATGAACCTGAGCGCCGGGGCCACTTCGTGGCTCATCTTCGCTCAGATCGCCGTCGGTGGCATCCTCATCCTCTACATGGACGAGATCATCTCCAAGTGGGGGGTCGGGAGCGGGATCGGCCTGTTCATCATCGCTGGCGTCAGCCAGCAGCTGATCGGTGGTCTGTTCGCGCACCCGATCTTTGGGAGCCCCCAGGGCGAACTCGGGTTCTTCCCGACCTGGTTCCAGATCATCACCGGCAACATCCCGATCGGTCCCGTCCTGCAGGCCGACGGGCTTCAGGAGCTGCTGATCGGTGAAGGCCAAGTCATCGCGCTCCTGACGACGCTGCTCATCTTCGTGGTCGTCGTCTACGCGGAGTCGGTCCGCGTCGAGATCCCGCTGTCGAACGCGCGGGTCAAGGGCGCGCGCGGTCGCTTCCCGGTGAAGCTCATCTACGCCAGCGTCCTGCCGATGATCCTCGTCCGCGCGCTGCAGGCCAACATCCAGTTCCTCGGCCGGATTCTGGTGTCCCAGACCGGCCAGAACGGCGTCATCTCGCTGTTCGGAATGGAACTACCGTGGCTCGGCGTCTACTCGATCTCGCAGGGGAGCCCCGCCAGTCCGACCGGCGGGCTCTTCTACTACCTGTCGCCGATCTACGCGCCCCAGGACTGGATGTGGTGGGCCTACTCGACGCAGGACCCGCTCAACGTGCTCCTGCGAGTCGGCGTCGACCTGACGTTCATGATCGTCGGCGGTGCGATCTTCGCCATCTTCTGGGTGGAGACCACCGACATGGGGCCGGAAGCGACGGCCAAGCAGATCCACAACTCCGGGATGCAGATCCCCGGCTTCCGACAGAACGTCGGCGTCGTCGAGAAGGTACTCGAACGCTACATTCCACAGGTCACCGTCATCGGCGGTGCCCTCGTGGGCCTGCTCGCCGTGATGGCGAACATGCTGGGTACCGTCGGGGGCGTCTCCGGTACCGGGCTGCTGCTGACGGTCTCGATCACGTACAAGCTGTACGAGGAGATCGCCGAGGAGCAGCTCATGGAGATGCACCCGATGATGCGCCAGATGTTCGGGTAACTCTCACACGCTTCTGTCGACGCCCCGGCTCTGGGGCGATCTTTCTCGCCGAACACGAATAGCTCCGCCAATATCTCGGAGAGGTGTCGCCACGGGACGTGGCGACTGAACCGTTCTCCGCGGCAGCGGAGCGTTCGCGGTTCGTCTACCAGTACCTATTTGTCGAACGTTGGCAACGAGATGCTATGGGACAGGCAGACGTTACGTGTACGAAGTGTGGGACTGCGTTCCAGGTCGACACTCGCTACTTTCAGATATACGGCGAGGAGCCGTTCTGTCAGGACTGCCTGATCCACACGGAGTGCCAGTCCTGTGGCCGTGGGCTGCGTCTCCAGCCGTCGCGGTATCAGGAACTCGGTGGCAATCCGGTCGTCTGTACTGACTGTGATGGAGGGCAGCCCGCAGTATCCACTTCGCAGACTTCGACGAGTGGAGCGCCTTCGACACGATCCTCGGCAAGTGGGACGTCTTCGACGCAGACTTCCACCAGTGGGACGTTCTGGTCTGGCCTGAGCATCGGCGAGAAGATCGTCTTCCCGATCCTGCTGGCTGGATTCGTCGGGATGGTCGCTCTCGCACTTCTGGCGAACGCGAACGGCGGCGAGTTCGCGTCGCCGGCCATCGGCGGCGTCGGATTCTTGCTGTTCTGGTTGTACCGCCGGGGCAAGAAGAACCGTTGAGGGTGTATCTATGGGTTGGTGTGGGGGTCTCGTAGGTATTTGCCCCGGATTGGTCGGGAACGTGGATGCGGCCACACCTTTTTCGCGGTTCGGGACTGTACGCCTCGACATGGAGCAGTTCGTCGCCGAGAACCTCGACTACTACGCGGAGACGCAGGGTGTGTTGCCCGAACGGCTCGACGCCTTCGGCGAGACGTACCGCGAGCAGGGGTACCTGACCCGCGACCAGCTCTACGAGATCGCCTACGAGTCCTCGACGCGCAGCGCCTACCACGTCGAGTCGAATCCGGAAGACCGCTGCCGAGAAGTCACGCGCAACGTCCGGACTGTCGACGGTGATTTCTCGAAGATCCAGCTACTCACTGGGCTCAGCGGCTTCAAAGCCCCGACCGCGTCGTGCGTGCTCGCCGCGCTCGACGGCGACCGCCACGCCGTCGTCGACACGCGCGTCTGGGCGTCCCTGGAGCGGACGGGGTACCTGGAGGGGCGCAAGGAGTCGTTCGACGCGGCCGACTACGTGACGATGATCGAGCCGATCAGAGCTATCGCCGACGAGACGGGGTATCGACCGGTCGAGGTCGGCTACGCGCTGTTCGCCCACGACGACCGCGTCCGCGAGGGAACGCTCCACTGACCGGCGATCACGACTCGGAGCGGCCTGCCGGGAGATCGAGGGCGGACAGATCGAGTTCGCGGACCAGCGCTGCGGCGTCGTCGAACGGCGTCTGGACCGACCGCTCGCTGCCGGGTCTGTCCCGGTCGGCGTGTGCGTACAGCGCGTCGACGAACGCCGACCGAATCTGCTCGTTCTCGAAGAGGCCGTGGAGATAGGTGCCGAGCACGTCCTGGGTCGCGGCGCTGTCGGGTCCGAGTGGCCGGTGGGCCGACGCTGCGACGCTCGTCTCCCCCATGTGGATCTCGTAGCCCGAGGCCGTCCCGGTCGCACCGTCGATCGGGCCGACGCCGTCGACCGGGACGCTGACCTGCTCTACGCGCTTGGTCTCGCTGAATCGGGTTTCGACCGGGAGGCGGCTGACGCCCGCGACGGTCTCCGTGTCGCCGGTGCCTTCGACGCTGGCGTTCGTGATCCGCTCGCCCAGCAGCTGGTAGCCGCCACAGAGTCCGACGATCGGGCCGGAAAACGTCCGGATTGCCTCGTCGAGGCCGGCCTCACACAGCGCCAGCAGGT
It encodes the following:
- a CDS encoding 50S ribosomal protein L5 — protein: MSSETDAGFHEMREPRVEKVVVHMGVGQGGRELQEGEEILAEIAGQQPVRTVAQNTVGEFEIRQGDPIGAKVTLRADDAQEFLETALPLTELSVSQFDDTGNFSFGVAEHTDFPSQEYDPQIGIYGLDVTVNLVRPGYRVAKRDKASRSIPSSHRLDADDAAAYVESTFDVEVSE
- a CDS encoding 30S ribosomal protein S14 yields the protein MSESESETEAEESVPTGQLEACQRCGREQGLVGKYDIWLCRQCFREISRGMGFKKYS
- a CDS encoding 30S ribosomal protein S8; this translates as MTGNDPLANALSALDNAESVGHLEQTVQPASNEIGSVLEVFYDRGYIDGFQFVDDGKAGSFEIELKGAINECGPVKPRYTAGADEFEKWEKRFLPARDYGTLVVTTSHGIMSHYEAREEGIGGQVIAYVY
- a CDS encoding 50S ribosomal protein L6, whose translation is MPEVTLAIPDEASAEQDHLDLTVEGPNGSVTRRLWYPDIDVSVQDGSVVIASEESDAKTRSTIGTFESHVENMFHGVTEGWEYEMEVFYSHFPMQVEVEDGDVVIENFLGERAPRRAPIHGDTDVSVDGEELTLSGPDIEAVGQTAADIEQLTRVNDKDVRVFQDGVYITNKPNRGDA
- a CDS encoding 50S ribosomal protein L32e, which produces MVDDEDATEQGDDELTELTDISGVGDSKAEALREAGFETVDDVRGADQSQLANVSGVGNALAARIKADVGSLEVADDTEAEVEEEETDESDEDVETELRPRGLVDKTPTLDDEEERLLTQRDRVGKPQFNAQDHHKKKRIPTSWRAPRGKLSKQRRGIKGKGDKVEAGFRSPTAVRGKHPSGFEEVRVHNVDDLEGVDGDREAVRIASKVGARKRERIEEVAEDEGIRVLNPTYEEVQVE
- a CDS encoding 50S ribosomal protein L19e; the encoded protein is MTDLTAQKRLAADILDVGENKVWFDPERQSDLADAITRDDVREMIDEGAIQAKDAQGNSRGQARARQEKRAYGHQKGAGSRKGKAGARQNEKKDWSSRIRAQRNWLKEQRDDGQLDSSQYRDLYDQAAGGEFDSVADLQRYVEANYGDE
- a CDS encoding 50S ribosomal protein L18; amino-acid sequence: MATGPRYKVPMRRRREARTDYHQRLRLLKSGKPRLVARKSNKHVRAQLVTLGPDGDETLAAAQSQDLQEFGWEAPTGNLPAAYLTGLLAGLRAIENGVEEAVLDIGLNSPTPGSKVFAVQEGAIDAGLEIPHNDSVLADWQRTRGSHIAEYAESLDEDLYGRDFDATELPEHFDELRETLLEADEL
- a CDS encoding 30S ribosomal protein S5 encodes the protein MSNGWNPRTRLGKQVANGEIDSMQEALNSGLPLKEPEIVDQLVPDLEDEVLDINMVQRMTDSGRRVKFRCVVVVGNRDGLVGYAEGRDDQVGGAIQKAIEIGKLNLIDISRGCGSWECGCGRPHTVALRTTGKAGSVEVELQPAPRGLGLAGGETVRKVLELAGIEDIWTRSSGNTRTTVNFAKATFNALQNTAEARVPERTFEKREVIE
- the rpmD gene encoding 50S ribosomal protein L30 — translated: MKALVQLRGEVDMSEEVSDTLEMLNIHGVNHCVLVPETDTYRGMVTKVNDFVAHGQPSVDVVETLLAKRAEPLEGSADVDDEWIAEQTDYDDLGALAQALVDEETTLRDEGLSPTLRLHPPRGGHDGLKHAATESGQLGKHDSEQIDQLLEAMR
- a CDS encoding uL15m family ribosomal protein, which gives rise to MTSKKRRQRGSRTHGGGSHKNRRGAGHRGGRGRAGRDKHEFHNYEPIGKSGFKRPQKVKEEIAEIEVRELDEDAALLAAEGVAEETDGGYRIDAREVVDEDADAVKVLGAGQVRNELELVADAFSDGAREKVEAAGGSVELTELGEKRAQAKAEDDEDEATDEE